From the Brachyhypopomus gauderio isolate BG-103 chromosome 5, BGAUD_0.2, whole genome shotgun sequence genome, one window contains:
- the tmem229a gene encoding transmembrane protein 229A, giving the protein MVTMDRRRDIQRIRAEGSPNPQNPRLPALVSSTGHASESMSALPAWMRLYFYGMHGVTLDVLLSSARGFLDANDFRFLGFSSPYLCLVHSITHFVLEKIYLQKRSFQGRPIVFHCIFYPSLYIGLQILIGNVVTLTDNLRIVSVNQLVLHYILALYFTNIFHKRFQRLRYLCPEKQHRPNAASEENRCAGLPGILRFVFFGMHGFLDEVVFTSVFNLLEKCDGTLSGHTSLWSFLMYGSCRYVVEKLYLHLHLRRGWSAWRRMPLYICLIYTWEFCWGFALRQYDACSWDYSHYPLNVMGLVTLLYLPGWLCLSLYQDVLSDVLLRVVYIKDVDLFDFDVNGRSTPKKNY; this is encoded by the coding sequence ATGGTCACAATGGACCGGAGGAGAGACATTCAGCGGATACGAGCCGAGGGGAGCCCGAACCCTCAGAATCCTCGGCTGCCGGCTTTGGTCAGCTCCACTGGACACGCGAGCGAATCGATGAGCGCCTTACCGGCGTGGATGCGCCTGTATTTCTACGGGATGCACGGAGTTACGCTGGACGTCCTCCTGTCGTCGGCACGCGGCTTTTTGGACGCCAATGACTTCAGATTTTTGGGATTTTCGTCCCCGTATCTCTGCCTCGTACATTCCATTACTCACTTTGTGTTGGAGAAAATATATTTGCAGAAGAGATCTTTTCAAGGACGGCCAATCGTTTTTCACTGCATTTTCTACCCGTCTTTATATATTGGCTTACAAATTTTGATTGGAAATGTTGTCACGCTGACAGATAACCTCAGAATTGTTTCAGTAAACCAGCTTGTGCTACACTACATCCTGGCGCTGTACTTCACAAACATATTTCACAAACGCTTCCAGCGCCTTCGCTATCTCTGCCCTGAAAAACAACACCGGCCTAATGCAGCTTCGGAGGAGAACCGCTGTGCCGGACTGCCGGGTATCCTGCGATTTGTGTTTTTTGGAATGCACGGCTTTTTGGACGAAGTCGTTTTCACGTCTGTGTTCAACCTGTTGGAGAAATGCGACGGCACGCTGAGCGGGCACACGTCCCTCTGGTCCTTCCTCATGTACGGGAGCTGCAGATACGTGGTTGAGAAGCTCTATCTTCATCTGCACCTCAGACGCGGATGGAGCGCGTGGCGAAGGATGCCGCTCTATATATGTCTCATCTACACCTGGGAGTTCTGCTGGGGGTTTGCGCTGCGGCAGTATGACGCATGTTCCTGGGACTACTCGCATTATCCTCTAAATGTTATGGGACTCGTGACTCTGCTGTATCTGCCCGGATGGCTTTGTCTAAGCCTTTATCAAGACGTACTGTCCGACGTTCTTTTACGTGTGGTTTATATTAAGGACGTCGATTTGTTTGACTTTGATGTGAATGGTCGATCGACGCCAAAGAAAAACTATTAA